A genomic region of Salvelinus namaycush isolate Seneca chromosome 7, SaNama_1.0, whole genome shotgun sequence contains the following coding sequences:
- the LOC120051217 gene encoding ATP synthase-coupling factor 6, mitochondrial-like, producing the protein MALHKLFRLSSLFRSAVSLTLRRNIGLSAVLFNRAKDLDPIQKLFLDKIRDYSTKSKAVAGGIVDAGPSYEKGVSEEITKLQRLYGTGDLTKFPDFKFTEPQLQEVAK; encoded by the exons ATGGCGCTTCATAAACTATTCCGTCTGTCCTCGCTGTTCCGCTCCGCGGTGTCATTGACACTGCGCAGGAATATCGGCCTGTCTGCTGTTCTCTTCAACCGGGCCAAGGACTTGGACCCTATCCAGAAACTATTCCTAGATAAGATCCGCGACTACAGCACCAAGAGCAA GGCTGTAGCAGGTGGGATTGTTGATGCAGGCCCCTCTTACGAAAAGGGTGTCTCAGAGGAGATCACCAAACTGCAGAGGTTATACGGGACCGGTGACCTCACCAAATTCCCTGACTTCAAATTTACAG AGCCCCAGCTGCAGGAAGTGGCCAAGTGA